A genomic window from Rhizobiaceae bacterium includes:
- a CDS encoding TIM barrel protein — MSLFSIHLGYVLGALPFPDRFARARELGFRAVEIPFPYQIPAGDYAALLTQYDLRQISIGAPTGDYRKGETGFAVDPALREAFVRSLEQAAAYAERIGCPAIHIFSGCANPDLPAALTEETYCENLSMAADFLSRRGIATLVEPINSSDFPGYYLDSFQETLRLMAKIGSPDIRIIFDIYHTCMMGEDPAALLVATHGQVQHVQFADYPGRHEPGSGTLDIAAIVDVLTKVGYAGSAGLEYIPTRPVAEPLALPPALAGYAGLDGSMS; from the coding sequence ATGAGCCTGTTTTCCATCCATCTCGGCTACGTATTGGGTGCGCTGCCGTTCCCGGATCGATTCGCGCGGGCGCGCGAGCTTGGCTTCAGGGCCGTGGAGATCCCCTTCCCCTATCAGATACCGGCCGGCGACTATGCGGCCCTGCTCACGCAATACGATCTCCGGCAGATATCGATCGGTGCGCCGACCGGCGATTATCGCAAGGGTGAGACCGGGTTCGCCGTCGATCCGGCTTTGCGGGAGGCTTTCGTGCGGTCGCTGGAGCAGGCCGCCGCCTATGCCGAGCGCATAGGATGTCCGGCGATCCACATCTTCTCCGGCTGCGCAAACCCGGACCTGCCCGCCGCCCTGACGGAGGAAACCTACTGCGAGAATCTCTCCATGGCGGCGGATTTCCTGTCGCGCCGCGGCATCGCCACACTGGTCGAGCCGATCAATTCCTCGGACTTTCCCGGCTACTATCTCGATTCGTTTCAGGAAACCCTGCGGCTGATGGCGAAGATCGGGTCGCCGGACATCCGCATCATCTTCGACATCTATCACACCTGCATGATGGGCGAGGATCCGGCGGCCTTGCTTGTCGCCACGCACGGGCAGGTGCAGCACGTCCAGTTTGCCGACTATCCCGGCCGGCATGAGCCGGGCAGCGGCACGCTCGACATTGCGGCAATCGTGGATGTCTTGACCAAAGTCGGCTACGCGGGAAGTGCCGGTCTGGAATACATACCGACCCGCCCGGTTGCCGAGCCGCTGGCATTGCCGCCTGCGCTTGCCGGATATGCCGGGCTGGACGGCAGCATGTCCTGA
- a CDS encoding ATP-NAD kinase family protein, translating into MPNAQTELRLGLIVNPIAGMGGKVGLKGTDGAATLAEARRRGAVPIAGMRARRALARMGALGNVRLITGVGDLGETVAGDLGMEAVPVGAAPRSVAEDTRTAAAAMVASGVDLILFAGGDGTARDIFEVVGDRTPMLGVPTGVKMHSAVFATTPENAGEVTRRFLTADREQRRLRRAEVMDLDGDREDRVSARLYGYAQVPYERARVQHAKAGAHVDDEAALDALCRAIAATLEPGCVHIFGPGTTTQRILRHAGIDGTLLGVDAVADGRLVGSDLGEGAILSLTEGMPTRIVAGVIGGQGFLFGRGNQQISPEVIRRAGRDRVTVVSSLAKILALEDGCLFVDTGDSELDAALAGFIRVQTAPDQAVLCKVAT; encoded by the coding sequence GTGCCCAATGCTCAAACGGAGCTTCGCCTGGGCCTCATCGTCAATCCCATTGCCGGAATGGGCGGGAAGGTGGGGTTGAAGGGCACCGACGGCGCCGCGACGCTCGCAGAGGCGCGCCGCCGGGGCGCTGTGCCGATTGCCGGAATGCGCGCGCGCCGGGCACTGGCGCGCATGGGTGCGCTCGGAAATGTCAGGCTGATAACCGGGGTCGGCGACCTCGGCGAAACGGTAGCAGGTGATCTCGGGATGGAAGCGGTCCCCGTCGGGGCCGCACCGCGTTCGGTTGCCGAGGACACGCGCACCGCCGCCGCCGCGATGGTTGCCTCCGGTGTCGATCTCATCCTGTTTGCAGGTGGCGACGGGACCGCGCGCGATATATTCGAGGTGGTCGGCGACCGGACCCCCATGCTCGGCGTGCCGACCGGCGTGAAGATGCATTCAGCCGTGTTCGCCACCACGCCTGAAAATGCCGGCGAAGTCACGAGACGGTTCCTGACCGCCGACAGGGAACAGCGGCGGCTGCGCCGGGCCGAGGTCATGGACCTCGATGGTGACCGTGAGGATCGCGTTTCAGCCCGCCTCTACGGCTACGCGCAGGTGCCTTATGAACGCGCCCGCGTCCAGCATGCCAAGGCCGGCGCTCACGTGGACGACGAAGCGGCGCTCGACGCTCTCTGCCGCGCTATCGCCGCGACGCTGGAGCCGGGATGCGTCCACATTTTCGGTCCCGGCACGACGACGCAGAGGATACTGCGCCACGCCGGCATCGACGGGACGTTGCTTGGCGTCGATGCTGTCGCCGATGGCCGTCTGGTCGGCAGCGATCTTGGCGAAGGCGCCATACTTTCCCTGACCGAAGGCATGCCGACGCGCATCGTTGCGGGCGTCATTGGCGGCCAGGGCTTCCTGTTCGGCCGCGGCAACCAGCAGATCAGCCCCGAGGTGATCCGCCGTGCCGGCCGCGACCGCGTCACGGTGGTATCCAGCCTTGCCAAGATTCTGGCGCTCGAAGACGGATGCCTGTTCGTCGACACGGGTGACAGCGAACTGGATGCCGCGCTTGCGGGCTTCATTCGGGTCCAGACCGCCCCCGATCAGGCGGTCCTGTGCAAGGTGGCGACATGA
- a CDS encoding polysaccharide deacetylase: MSKPSDHGAVPPHAWPEEHWRSLLQRVRAGPALRPAAWKDGARCAVALSFDCDHETAEFGSGASTVGRLAWGEFGRRVGVPRILRVLKRHGVPATFFVPAVTALIDPAETRNIADNGHEIGIHGWIHENTSLLTRDEERSLLMRARDTLATLSGTEPVGHRAAQWDLSPYTIAVLREMGLLYDSSMMADEDCYELLLDGEPSGVIEVPVEWLRDDAVYLSFSRNPATRPYTTPAEVLEIFRREFDAAYEEGGLFQLVMHPFIIGYRSRIWVLEALIEHMRSRPGVWFATHADVARLAKAAPLSSHR; encoded by the coding sequence ATGAGCAAGCCGTCCGATCATGGCGCTGTGCCGCCACACGCCTGGCCGGAGGAGCACTGGCGCAGCCTTCTGCAACGCGTGCGTGCCGGCCCTGCGCTCAGGCCCGCAGCCTGGAAGGACGGCGCGCGCTGTGCCGTCGCGCTTTCCTTCGACTGCGACCACGAGACCGCCGAATTCGGCAGCGGCGCAAGCACGGTCGGCCGCCTCGCATGGGGGGAATTCGGGCGGCGGGTCGGCGTGCCGCGCATATTGCGCGTCCTCAAACGGCATGGCGTGCCGGCGACGTTCTTCGTGCCGGCGGTGACGGCACTCATCGATCCGGCCGAGACGCGCAACATTGCCGACAACGGCCACGAGATCGGCATTCACGGCTGGATCCACGAAAACACCTCGCTCCTGACACGCGACGAGGAGCGTTCGCTGCTGATGCGGGCCCGCGACACGCTGGCAACGCTGTCGGGAACGGAACCCGTCGGGCATCGCGCCGCGCAATGGGACCTGAGCCCTTATACGATTGCCGTCTTGCGCGAGATGGGCCTGCTCTACGACTCGTCCATGATGGCCGACGAGGATTGCTACGAGCTTCTGTTGGACGGGGAGCCTTCCGGCGTCATCGAAGTGCCGGTCGAATGGCTGCGCGACGATGCCGTTTATCTGTCGTTTTCCCGCAATCCCGCGACGCGGCCCTATACCACGCCCGCCGAGGTGCTGGAGATTTTCCGCCGCGAGTTCGACGCCGCCTATGAGGAAGGAGGGCTGTTCCAGCTCGTGATGCACCCCTTCATCATCGGCTATCGCTCGCGAATATGGGTTCTCGAGGCCCTGATCGAGCACATGCGCTCCCGGCCCGGCGTCTGGTTCGCCACCCATGCGGATGTGGCGCGGCTGGCCAAAGCGGCCCCGCTCTCCTCTCACCGGTAA
- a CDS encoding dihydrodipicolinate synthase family protein, with the protein MTSDFRGSYTVAVTPFTEDGSGIDVPGLKNFLDWQVEVGVPGIIMLGSTGEFLTLDDEERRLLVETTVKHVNGRMKVLIGTMNTYTPRAVRYSREAEELGADGLMIVPPYYYTPTEDEIFNYYRAISEAVSLPIMLYNNPFTSNVDMSAKLVARMTRAFENVRYIKEASMDVARVFDIIEETQGVMNVFAGERIVESYRLGAVGYVNPYGNYIPRASSRIWDLLLEGRFEESKRIQNVINKIDHIIMEGHPRYGHQCYSKALARAAGYPVGDVRAPLTTFRELGKEGEARLEKILRLMAELDNMPAVRGEREAA; encoded by the coding sequence ATGACATCGGATTTTCGCGGTAGCTACACCGTAGCGGTAACTCCTTTCACCGAGGACGGCTCGGGCATCGACGTGCCCGGCCTGAAGAACTTCCTCGATTGGCAGGTCGAGGTGGGCGTGCCCGGAATCATCATGCTCGGCTCCACCGGCGAGTTCCTGACGCTGGACGACGAGGAGCGCCGTTTGCTCGTGGAGACCACCGTCAAGCATGTCAACGGGCGCATGAAGGTGCTGATCGGCACGATGAACACCTATACGCCGCGGGCCGTCCGCTACAGCCGCGAAGCGGAGGAACTCGGCGCCGACGGCCTGATGATCGTGCCTCCCTATTACTACACGCCGACGGAAGACGAGATATTCAACTATTACCGGGCGATCAGCGAAGCGGTTTCGCTTCCGATCATGCTCTACAACAACCCGTTCACGTCGAATGTCGACATGTCGGCCAAGCTGGTCGCCCGCATGACGCGCGCGTTCGAGAACGTGCGCTATATCAAGGAAGCGAGCATGGACGTGGCGCGTGTCTTCGACATCATCGAAGAAACCCAGGGCGTCATGAACGTATTTGCCGGCGAGCGCATCGTCGAGTCGTATCGGCTGGGCGCGGTTGGCTACGTCAATCCTTACGGTAACTACATTCCGCGAGCCTCGTCGCGCATCTGGGACCTGCTGCTGGAGGGCCGCTTCGAGGAATCCAAGCGGATCCAGAACGTCATCAACAAGATCGACCACATCATCATGGAAGGCCATCCGCGTTATGGCCATCAGTGCTATTCGAAGGCGCTCGCGCGCGCGGCAGGCTACCCTGTCGGCGACGTCCGTGCGCCGCTGACGACATTCCGCGAGCTTGGCAAGGAAGGCGAAGCGCGCCTCGAAAAGATCCTCCGGCTGATGGCCGAGCTGGACAATATGCCGGCGGTGCGGGGAGAGCGGGAAGCCGCCTGA
- a CDS encoding FAD-binding oxidoreductase, which yields MKTDILIVGGGITGCALAYFLAKAGARTILVEQHELNTQASGSNAGSIHAQLDHNIFMEGREKEVSSITPIVTLLMEAISFWKAVEKELEEDFELETIGGLLVTDRPEQMRTIEKKVAHERRLGLEIDLLSESDVRRVAPYVSEKMIGGALCPIEGEANALVVAPAFARAATGLGAVLMTRTRLLALSKSGSGFVAETSRGRIEADRVVNCAGADGGAVGRMIGVDLPIFGEPIQVSVTEPAAPLIRHLVYYAAGRLTLKQSKRGALIIGGGWPARSDAEGRLALRSESLRDNLAICRRVVPKTGSVRVIRSWPAIVNDTADTLPIIGEIAAMPGYFVASFPRMGFTGGPITARAMADTLLGQPLNVDLAPFSPARFN from the coding sequence ATGAAGACCGACATCCTGATCGTGGGCGGCGGCATAACGGGCTGCGCCCTGGCATATTTTCTCGCCAAGGCCGGCGCGCGGACAATCCTTGTGGAACAGCACGAGCTGAACACGCAGGCTTCCGGCAGCAACGCCGGAAGTATACACGCCCAGCTGGATCACAACATATTCATGGAAGGCCGGGAGAAAGAGGTATCATCAATCACTCCCATTGTCACATTGCTGATGGAAGCCATCTCATTCTGGAAAGCCGTCGAGAAGGAGCTGGAGGAGGATTTCGAGCTGGAGACTATCGGCGGCCTGCTGGTGACCGACCGGCCCGAACAGATGCGCACCATCGAGAAGAAAGTCGCCCATGAGCGCAGGCTCGGTCTCGAGATCGACCTGCTGTCGGAGAGCGATGTGCGCCGCGTGGCGCCCTATGTTTCGGAAAAGATGATAGGCGGTGCGCTTTGTCCCATCGAAGGCGAAGCCAACGCGCTGGTGGTGGCCCCTGCCTTCGCTCGTGCCGCAACCGGTCTTGGCGCTGTGCTGATGACCCGCACCAGGCTGCTCGCCCTGTCGAAATCCGGCAGCGGTTTCGTCGCGGAGACCAGCCGTGGCCGCATCGAGGCGGATCGCGTGGTGAATTGCGCCGGTGCCGACGGCGGTGCCGTCGGACGGATGATCGGCGTCGACCTGCCCATTTTCGGAGAGCCCATACAGGTGAGCGTGACGGAGCCGGCCGCGCCGCTCATCCGTCATCTTGTCTACTATGCGGCCGGCAGGCTCACGCTGAAACAGAGCAAGCGCGGCGCATTGATCATCGGCGGCGGCTGGCCTGCCCGGTCCGATGCCGAGGGACGGCTGGCGCTTCGATCGGAGTCGCTGCGTGACAACCTCGCAATATGCCGCCGCGTGGTGCCTAAAACGGGAAGCGTCCGCGTGATCCGGTCATGGCCCGCCATCGTCAACGATACGGCGGACACGCTTCCTATCATAGGCGAGATCGCCGCCATGCCGGGTTACTTCGTCGCCTCGTTTCCGCGAATGGGCTTCACAGGCGGGCCGATCACAGCCAGGGCGATGGCCGACACGCTCCTCGGCCAGCCGCTAAATGTCGATCTCGCGCCGTTTTCACCGGCCCGGTTCAATTAG
- a CDS encoding NADH:flavin oxidoreductase/NADH oxidase: protein MPIPALFTPLTIAGLTLRNRIVLSPMCQYYAVDGAVTEWHLAHHARYALGGLGAALVEATGVTPEGRTTHGCTGLYSDDQIPGFAEIAALYRRHGTSPGIQLTHSGRKASAARPWDGAAPLERDGPEPGWETIAPSAIPVRDGWPTPRAMTLADIDRTVLDFQTAARRALAAGFDFVELHGAHGYLLHSFLSPISNKRTDEFGGTLANRMRFPIMVSRAIREIWPSDKPLFYRTSAVDNVDGGLSIDDTVIFARALSEAGVDVMDCSAGGIAGPIALAKQTEHYAGFQVPYAEAVRAGSPMKTMAVGLIVEPRMAERIVASGQADLVALARELIADPNWAYRAARELGLDDPHAVLPPSYAFYLRRRPVLTPGVAPGAGA from the coding sequence TTGCCGATCCCAGCACTTTTTACCCCTCTCACGATCGCCGGGCTCACCCTGCGCAACCGCATCGTCCTGTCGCCGATGTGCCAGTATTATGCCGTCGACGGCGCGGTGACCGAATGGCACCTGGCCCATCATGCGCGATATGCGCTCGGCGGGCTCGGCGCAGCGCTGGTCGAGGCGACGGGGGTGACGCCCGAGGGGCGGACGACGCATGGCTGCACCGGGCTTTATTCGGACGACCAGATTCCCGGATTCGCGGAAATCGCGGCGCTCTATCGCCGGCACGGTACTTCGCCGGGTATCCAGCTCACCCATTCAGGCCGCAAGGCAAGTGCCGCCCGCCCGTGGGACGGCGCCGCTCCGCTTGAGCGCGATGGCCCCGAACCCGGCTGGGAAACGATCGCGCCAAGCGCCATTCCGGTTCGCGACGGCTGGCCCACGCCGCGCGCAATGACTTTGGCGGACATCGATCGGACGGTTCTGGATTTCCAGACCGCCGCCAGGCGCGCGCTCGCGGCCGGTTTCGACTTTGTCGAACTCCACGGCGCGCACGGCTATCTGCTTCACTCGTTCCTGTCGCCGATTTCCAACAAACGCACCGACGAGTTCGGCGGCACGCTGGCCAACCGCATGCGCTTTCCGATCATGGTGTCGCGCGCCATCCGCGAGATCTGGCCATCGGACAAGCCGCTGTTCTACCGCACCTCCGCCGTGGACAATGTGGACGGAGGTCTTTCGATCGACGATACGGTCATCTTCGCCAGGGCGCTCTCCGAGGCGGGGGTCGATGTCATGGACTGCTCGGCAGGCGGCATTGCGGGACCCATTGCTCTTGCCAAACAGACGGAGCACTATGCAGGTTTCCAGGTGCCCTATGCGGAGGCGGTGCGCGCGGGCAGCCCGATGAAGACGATGGCGGTCGGACTGATCGTGGAGCCCCGGATGGCGGAACGGATCGTCGCCAGCGGGCAGGCCGATCTCGTGGCGTTGGCGCGGGAGCTGATCGCCGATCCGAACTGGGCCTATCGCGCCGCGCGCGAACTCGGCCTCGACGATCCGCACGCCGTCCTGCCTCCGTCATACGCATTCTATCTGCGCCGCCGTCCCGTTCTCACGCCGGGCGTCGCGCCCGGTGCCGGCGCATGA
- a CDS encoding glutathione S-transferase N-terminal domain-containing protein produces the protein MAMIDFYGMASPNVTKVTIALEEIGEPYNLHPTDIWKGTQFTPEFKRLNPNSKVPIIIDRRVPDAEPIVVFESGAILLYLAELSGQLLPTDPVGRTTTIQWMMIQMTGIGPMFGQYVHFSQYAPKDNHYSLVRYHNEVLKHYELLDRRLGEVAYLAGDDYSIADIATLPWVLNRWTNPEDLHPGKPDPYPNVARWARELKERPAVIRALAITDRLRNELTRGLEASPDEQDRVFNRGRFSRI, from the coding sequence ATGGCTATGATCGACTTCTACGGGATGGCAAGCCCGAACGTGACCAAGGTGACCATTGCCCTGGAAGAGATCGGCGAACCCTACAATCTGCATCCGACCGACATCTGGAAGGGTACCCAGTTCACGCCGGAATTCAAACGGCTGAACCCCAACAGCAAGGTGCCGATCATCATCGACCGACGGGTGCCCGACGCGGAGCCTATCGTTGTGTTCGAATCGGGAGCGATCCTCCTCTATCTAGCCGAACTGTCGGGGCAATTGCTGCCCACCGACCCTGTCGGCCGCACCACCACTATCCAATGGATGATGATCCAGATGACTGGCATCGGCCCGATGTTCGGTCAGTACGTGCATTTCTCGCAATACGCGCCGAAGGACAATCACTACAGTCTCGTGCGCTATCACAACGAGGTGCTCAAGCACTACGAACTCCTCGACCGTCGCCTTGGCGAGGTCGCCTATCTCGCGGGCGACGACTATTCCATCGCCGACATCGCAACTCTTCCATGGGTCCTCAACCGCTGGACGAACCCGGAGGACCTGCATCCCGGCAAGCCCGATCCCTATCCGAATGTCGCGCGATGGGCCAGGGAACTGAAGGAGCGCCCTGCCGTCATCCGCGCGCTCGCCATCACCGATCGGTTGAGGAACGAATTGACCCGCGGACTTGAAGCAAGCCCCGACGAACAGGACCGCGTCTTCAACCGAGGCAGGTTCTCGAGGATTTAG
- a CDS encoding aspartate aminotransferase family protein — translation MTIGSNSNAARDVASVLHPFTNLKAHETVGPMVITRGEGVHVYDDAGRRYVEAMAGLWCASLGFSESRLVEAAYAEMKRLPFYHQFHHKGHEPGIALAEKLLAMAPVPMSKVFFANSGSEANDTAAKLVWYYNNALGRPQKKKIISRLKAYHGVTALAASMTGLPYAHRDFDLPLAGIIHVECPHHYRFAEEGESEEAFSTRLAESLEQRILAEGPETVGGFIAEPLQGSGGVIVPPQGYWEKIQAVLKRHDVLLIADEVICGFGRTGAMFGSTTFGLRPDMITMAKGVTAAYQPLSALMISEPIYQAMVRESEKLGTFGHGFTYSGHPVAAAVALETLRIYEQDDIVARVGTVGAHMQKRLREFASHPLVGEVRGIGLIAAIELVRDKATKASFETSDAIGAYLSNRAMAHGLIIRPMAGDAIAFSPPLIVTEAEIDDIVERFGMALADTLAMVRERGLIG, via the coding sequence ATGACAATCGGAAGCAATTCGAATGCGGCTCGGGACGTGGCGAGCGTCCTGCATCCGTTCACCAACCTCAAGGCGCATGAGACCGTGGGGCCGATGGTCATTACGCGCGGCGAAGGCGTGCATGTCTATGATGACGCAGGACGTCGTTATGTCGAGGCCATGGCCGGCCTGTGGTGCGCCTCGCTCGGCTTCTCCGAAAGCCGCCTGGTCGAGGCGGCCTATGCGGAGATGAAGCGGCTGCCCTTCTATCATCAATTCCACCACAAGGGACACGAGCCGGGCATAGCGCTGGCCGAGAAGCTGCTCGCCATGGCGCCCGTACCGATGTCGAAAGTGTTCTTCGCGAATTCGGGATCGGAGGCCAACGATACCGCGGCCAAGCTCGTCTGGTACTATAACAACGCCCTTGGCCGTCCGCAGAAGAAGAAGATCATTTCACGCCTCAAGGCCTATCATGGCGTGACCGCACTGGCGGCCAGCATGACCGGCCTGCCTTACGCCCACCGCGATTTCGACCTGCCGCTTGCCGGCATCATCCACGTCGAATGCCCGCATCACTATCGCTTCGCGGAGGAGGGAGAGAGCGAAGAGGCTTTCTCGACGCGCCTGGCCGAATCGCTGGAGCAGCGCATCCTCGCCGAAGGTCCCGAGACGGTTGGTGGGTTCATTGCCGAACCGCTGCAGGGATCGGGTGGAGTGATCGTGCCGCCGCAAGGTTACTGGGAGAAGATCCAGGCGGTGCTGAAGCGCCACGACGTGCTGCTCATCGCCGATGAAGTCATCTGCGGCTTCGGCCGCACGGGCGCCATGTTCGGATCGACTACCTTCGGCCTGCGTCCCGACATGATAACCATGGCCAAGGGCGTGACGGCCGCCTACCAGCCGCTGTCGGCGCTGATGATCAGCGAACCGATCTACCAGGCCATGGTGCGGGAGTCCGAGAAGCTCGGCACTTTCGGCCACGGTTTCACCTATTCCGGCCATCCGGTTGCCGCAGCGGTCGCGCTGGAGACGCTGCGCATCTATGAACAGGACGACATCGTCGCGCGGGTCGGCACCGTTGGCGCCCACATGCAGAAGCGCCTGCGCGAATTCGCCTCGCATCCTCTGGTCGGCGAGGTGCGAGGCATCGGCCTGATCGCGGCCATCGAACTGGTGCGCGACAAGGCCACCAAGGCCTCGTTCGAGACATCCGACGCCATCGGCGCCTATCTTTCCAACCGCGCCATGGCGCATGGTCTCATCATCCGGCCCATGGCCGGCGATGCCATCGCTTTCTCGCCGCCGCTGATCGTCACGGAAGCGGAGATCGACGACATTGTCGAGCGGTTCGGCATGGCGCTGGCGGACACGCTGGCGATGGTGAGAGAGCGTGGCCTGATAGGCTGA